A genomic segment from Streptomyces sp. NBC_01233 encodes:
- a CDS encoding DUF6221 family protein, protein MDDLVQFLRARLDEDEQIARIGDADEPPLAWRQIGGTGVIVASDGKRAEECANGNWAGIAERIVRHDPARVLAEVDAKRQIVELHGIVHREIGWLADGEEKHGEIPVCGLCVPKHAHYQRRDDVPEGACRTLRPLALPYADHPDYREEWRPSDG, encoded by the coding sequence ATGGACGACCTCGTGCAGTTCCTCCGCGCCCGCCTCGATGAAGACGAGCAGATCGCGCGTATCGGCGACGCCGACGAGCCGCCCTTGGCCTGGAGGCAGATCGGCGGCACGGGCGTCATCGTGGCCTCGGACGGCAAGCGTGCCGAGGAGTGCGCGAACGGCAACTGGGCGGGGATCGCCGAGCGCATCGTCCGCCACGACCCGGCGCGCGTCCTCGCCGAGGTCGACGCCAAGCGGCAGATCGTCGAACTGCACGGCATCGTCCATCGCGAGATCGGTTGGCTGGCGGACGGCGAGGAGAAGCACGGCGAGATCCCCGTCTGTGGCCTCTGCGTCCCCAAGCACGCGCACTACCAGCGCCGTGACGACGTGCCTGAAGGCGCCTGCCGCACACTCCGCCCGCTTGCCCTGCCCTACGCCGACCACCCGGACTACCGCGAGGAGTGGCGACCCTCGGACGGCTGA
- a CDS encoding DUF4352 domain-containing protein — translation MNTRATAAAFAAVTALALTGCGPGEITTKPDAAPIGSAPATSAPASAAPSTPPASQAATIGDTVTLKGNNDGEQLAVTIKQWADPAKSADQYTKPEDGKRWVAAQFELVNTGTAVYSDSPSNGTQVADDQGQQFQTTFGEVTAGPAMTSSAKVAPGAKVLGWIVYEVPQDSKITTVQFTMNSGFASQTGQWTIK, via the coding sequence ATGAACACCCGCGCCACCGCCGCCGCATTCGCCGCCGTCACCGCACTCGCCCTCACAGGCTGCGGTCCAGGCGAAATCACCACGAAGCCCGACGCCGCCCCGATCGGCAGTGCACCGGCCACCAGCGCCCCCGCCAGTGCCGCACCCAGCACCCCGCCGGCCAGCCAGGCCGCCACCATCGGCGACACCGTCACCCTCAAGGGCAACAATGACGGCGAGCAGCTGGCCGTCACCATCAAGCAGTGGGCCGACCCCGCCAAGAGCGCCGACCAGTACACGAAGCCCGAAGACGGGAAGCGCTGGGTAGCTGCCCAGTTCGAGTTGGTCAACACCGGCACCGCCGTATACAGCGACAGCCCGAGCAACGGAACGCAGGTCGCCGACGACCAGGGCCAGCAGTTCCAGACCACGTTCGGTGAGGTCACGGCCGGTCCCGCGATGACCAGCTCGGCCAAGGTCGCGCCCGGCGCCAAGGTCCTCGGCTGGATCGTCTACGAGGTTCCGCAGGACTCGAAGATCACCACCGTCCAGTTCACAATGAACTCCGGGTTCGCCTCACAGACCGGACAGTGGACCATCAAGTAA
- a CDS encoding HNH endonuclease, with protein sequence MAKRRDLTTYAYRKQRARLLAESDVCHLCGHPGADVVDHLTPVSRGGDPLDPENQAPAHGVNRCPTCGRNCNGERSNKPLTSGLKTSRDWYS encoded by the coding sequence ATGGCCAAGCGCCGCGACCTCACCACCTACGCCTACCGCAAGCAACGCGCCCGTCTCCTCGCCGAGTCCGACGTCTGCCACCTCTGCGGCCACCCCGGCGCCGACGTCGTCGACCACCTCACCCCGGTGAGCCGAGGCGGCGACCCGCTCGACCCCGAGAACCAGGCGCCGGCGCACGGGGTCAACCGCTGCCCGACCTGCGGGCGGAACTGCAACGGCGAGCGCAGCAACAAGCCGCTGACCAGCGGGCTGAAGACGTCTCGCGACTGGTATTCGTAA
- a CDS encoding HNH endonuclease, whose translation MPRHPDLPCARCGTLLWRGRGSLPEGQAVCRACRREQPHPYSRPELHVPRPCSQCGRPFTDPALRTCSLACARRGMGTNLRRLNDVPEQPMPCDTCGELTARGRNQQGRFCEACARARRRAKDRRAAAVRRGAAVVGPRPLLEDVARRDGWRCHLCARLVDPTLYFQHRDAATLDHLVPVSAGGTDEASNLALAHRGCNSRRGTRALVQPALS comes from the coding sequence ATGCCTCGTCACCCCGACCTTCCCTGCGCCCGCTGCGGCACCCTGCTGTGGCGGGGCCGCGGCTCACTGCCGGAGGGACAAGCCGTCTGCCGCGCCTGCCGCCGCGAGCAGCCGCACCCGTACTCAAGGCCCGAGCTGCACGTGCCGCGTCCGTGCTCCCAGTGCGGCCGGCCATTCACTGATCCGGCGCTGCGCACCTGCTCGCTGGCCTGCGCCCGACGCGGGATGGGCACCAACCTCCGCCGCCTCAACGACGTGCCCGAACAGCCCATGCCGTGCGACACCTGCGGCGAACTGACCGCCCGCGGCCGGAACCAGCAGGGCCGCTTTTGCGAGGCGTGCGCCCGCGCCCGGCGTCGGGCCAAGGATCGGCGTGCGGCTGCGGTAAGGCGCGGCGCGGCGGTGGTCGGCCCCCGTCCGCTGCTGGAGGACGTAGCCCGCCGCGACGGCTGGCGCTGCCACCTCTGTGCGCGGCTGGTCGATCCGACCCTGTACTTCCAGCACCGGGACGCGGCAACTCTGGACCACTTGGTCCCGGTGTCCGCTGGCGGCACCGACGAGGCGTCGAACCTGGCGCTCGCGCACCGCGGGTGCAACTCCCGACGCGGTACGCGCGCCCTGGTCCAACCTGCGCTGAGCTGA
- a CDS encoding terminase, with the protein MTTSPIWEAPTEFGEQLRELYGLECAPWWGTPRRPGCPTLGGKAAKVMQRLGFEPMPWQRYVLDVALELDPATGLFAHREVGLSVPRQQGKTQQILAVMVHRIMAWERQNVTYAAQNRTMAKKRWEDEFLATLDGSALFGRYRPRKTTGNEAIIWGSTRSLLGITSNTEKAGHGPPLDLGVIDEAFAAEDDRLEQAFSPAMLTKPMAQLWWASAGGTDRSVWLNKKREAGRELIQQMWATGHRPRVAYFEWFAPDHLPRDQPSTWRRTLPALGHTVTEDIIRAELEKLDPGEFDRAYLNRTRKAAPPSDPNVPKAAWSGLVDERSRPGAELALAVEVSQDRTTSTIALAGLRPDGRVHLEVIDRRAGTDWAVPAVIRLRQLHNPVAVAISASGSPSSSLIDDLVAAGIRAPEGDEKNRPLPGHLVVMRTGDMVEASGQMADAMTQGTVRHIDQAPLTAAVNGAMTRPVGDAWVLDRRKSLVDVSPFVAAVQARWALLTRGPLVRDDYDVLSSVL; encoded by the coding sequence ATGACGACCTCTCCGATCTGGGAAGCCCCGACTGAGTTCGGCGAGCAGCTCCGAGAGCTGTACGGGCTGGAGTGCGCGCCCTGGTGGGGAACACCGCGGCGCCCCGGCTGCCCCACGCTCGGGGGGAAGGCGGCCAAGGTCATGCAGCGGCTCGGTTTCGAGCCGATGCCCTGGCAGCGGTACGTCCTCGACGTGGCGCTGGAGCTGGACCCGGCCACCGGCCTGTTCGCGCACCGCGAGGTCGGCCTCAGCGTTCCGCGGCAGCAGGGCAAGACTCAGCAGATCCTGGCCGTGATGGTGCACCGGATCATGGCGTGGGAGCGGCAGAACGTCACCTACGCCGCGCAGAACCGGACGATGGCCAAGAAGCGGTGGGAGGACGAGTTCCTCGCCACGCTCGACGGGTCGGCGCTGTTCGGCAGGTACCGGCCGCGCAAGACCACGGGCAATGAGGCGATCATCTGGGGCAGCACCCGTTCGCTGCTCGGCATCACCTCGAACACCGAGAAGGCGGGCCACGGGCCGCCCTTGGACTTGGGGGTCATCGACGAGGCTTTCGCGGCCGAGGATGACCGCCTGGAGCAGGCTTTCTCCCCCGCGATGCTCACGAAGCCGATGGCTCAGCTCTGGTGGGCGAGCGCGGGCGGCACGGACCGCAGCGTGTGGCTGAACAAGAAGCGTGAGGCCGGCCGCGAGCTGATCCAGCAGATGTGGGCGACCGGCCACCGGCCCCGGGTCGCCTACTTCGAGTGGTTCGCCCCCGACCACCTGCCTCGGGACCAGCCGTCCACGTGGCGGCGCACGCTGCCCGCGCTCGGCCACACGGTCACCGAGGACATCATTCGAGCCGAGCTGGAGAAGCTGGACCCTGGCGAGTTCGACCGGGCGTACTTGAATCGCACGCGGAAGGCGGCGCCGCCGTCGGACCCGAACGTGCCCAAGGCGGCGTGGTCCGGGCTCGTCGACGAGCGGTCCCGGCCCGGCGCCGAGCTCGCGCTCGCGGTCGAGGTGTCCCAGGACCGCACCACGTCCACGATCGCGTTGGCCGGGCTCCGGCCGGACGGGCGTGTCCACCTGGAGGTCATCGACCGGCGGGCCGGCACGGACTGGGCGGTGCCTGCCGTCATACGGCTGCGGCAGCTGCACAATCCGGTGGCCGTGGCCATTTCCGCGTCCGGTTCCCCCTCTTCCTCCCTGATTGACGACCTCGTGGCCGCGGGCATCCGCGCGCCCGAGGGCGACGAGAAGAACCGTCCCCTTCCGGGCCACCTCGTGGTGATGCGGACCGGCGACATGGTCGAGGCGTCCGGGCAGATGGCCGACGCGATGACGCAAGGCACGGTCCGACACATCGACCAAGCCCCGCTCACCGCGGCGGTGAACGGAGCCATGACCCGGCCCGTCGGCGACGCATGGGTGCTGGACCGGCGTAAGTCCCTCGTCGACGTCAGCCCGTTCGTCGCCGCGGTGCAAGCCCGGTGGGCGCTGCTCACACGCGGGCCGCTGGTCCGCGACGACTACGACGTACTCAGCTCGGTGCTGTGA
- a CDS encoding phage portal protein: protein MGPTLGPDGVWYPGGAPPSEPGGWRRMGRALTAPFRWMGGVSKRAITSLPWLSGGASTSQSTAAARALQLIPLFACVRILADSIASLPVQTYRRNGASREMLTFVPSLLFAPAARDNLFEWLHKCVVSLALRGNAYGLITQRDDFGFPTMIEWLNPDDVWVDELRPTLPVFYWQGIEVPREQIVHIPWVVMPGKVVGLSPVSYFAHTIGVGLSATEYGLSWFDNGGTPPSVLKNSAKTITPDESAEISDRLSARVRARKPLVLGSDWDFEALKVSPEESQFIETMRLNASQIAAIYGVPPEMVGGDSGGSMTYANVEQNALNFVGFTLRPWLARLEAKLSALMPGREFVRFNVDAMIRVDLRTRYEAHRIALQDGWRNRDEVRAIEDLSPLPAGQHGDTYMPVALLAAAESQPDEEPAGGNPSE, encoded by the coding sequence ATGGGCCCGACTCTCGGCCCCGATGGGGTGTGGTACCCGGGCGGTGCCCCGCCGTCGGAGCCCGGCGGCTGGCGCAGGATGGGCCGCGCGCTGACCGCGCCCTTCCGGTGGATGGGCGGCGTCAGCAAACGGGCGATCACCTCGCTGCCCTGGCTGAGCGGCGGCGCATCCACCTCGCAGTCGACGGCGGCCGCCCGCGCGCTCCAGCTGATCCCGCTGTTCGCGTGCGTGCGGATCCTCGCCGACTCGATCGCGTCGCTGCCGGTGCAGACGTACCGGCGCAACGGCGCGTCGCGGGAGATGCTCACGTTCGTACCGTCGCTGCTGTTCGCGCCGGCGGCCCGCGACAACCTGTTCGAGTGGCTCCACAAGTGCGTGGTGTCGCTTGCCCTGCGCGGGAACGCCTACGGACTGATCACGCAGCGGGACGACTTCGGTTTCCCCACGATGATCGAGTGGCTCAACCCGGACGACGTGTGGGTGGACGAGCTGCGGCCGACGCTGCCCGTCTTCTACTGGCAGGGCATCGAGGTGCCCCGCGAGCAGATCGTCCACATCCCGTGGGTGGTCATGCCCGGCAAGGTCGTCGGCCTCTCCCCCGTCAGCTACTTCGCGCACACGATCGGCGTGGGCCTCTCCGCCACCGAGTACGGGCTGTCCTGGTTCGACAACGGCGGCACCCCGCCCAGCGTGCTGAAGAACAGCGCTAAGACGATCACCCCGGACGAGTCGGCGGAGATCTCCGACCGGCTGTCCGCGCGGGTCCGTGCCCGCAAGCCGCTTGTGCTCGGCTCGGACTGGGACTTTGAGGCGCTGAAGGTAAGCCCCGAGGAGTCGCAGTTCATCGAGACGATGCGGCTCAACGCGTCGCAGATCGCCGCGATCTACGGTGTCCCGCCCGAGATGGTTGGCGGCGACTCTGGCGGCTCGATGACGTACGCCAACGTCGAGCAGAACGCGCTGAATTTCGTCGGGTTCACCCTGCGGCCGTGGCTCGCCCGGCTTGAGGCCAAGCTGTCCGCGCTGATGCCGGGCCGCGAGTTTGTCCGCTTCAACGTGGACGCGATGATCCGTGTGGACCTGCGTACCCGGTACGAGGCGCACCGCATCGCGCTTCAGGACGGCTGGCGCAACCGCGACGAGGTCCGCGCGATCGAAGACCTGTCGCCGCTGCCTGCCGGGCAGCACGGCGACACCTACATGCCCGTGGCTCTCCTGGCCGCGGCCGAATCCCAGCCCGACGAAGAGCCGGCGGGCGGCAACCCATCTGAGTGA
- a CDS encoding HK97 family phage prohead protease, producing the protein MTDTERRFTKVPVELRASEKKTTIGGYAAVFNRQSSNLGGFVEVVDAAAFNASRGDGWPDVIARYNHDDNMLLGSTGSGTLRIMVDGTGLDYEVDPPKARADILELVQRGDVRKSSFAFRTIEDEWGTTDQGFPMRTLLRVQLVDVAPVNTPAYPDSTAGLRSLARHMGADFEEVRKLADEDELRRFFVRTDRTTGKPKVQEKTSYGAAARMQLLARKSDPYA; encoded by the coding sequence GTGACCGACACCGAGCGGCGCTTTACCAAGGTGCCCGTCGAGCTGCGGGCATCCGAGAAGAAGACCACCATTGGTGGCTACGCGGCCGTCTTCAACCGGCAGTCGTCGAACCTGGGCGGGTTCGTCGAGGTCGTCGACGCGGCCGCGTTCAACGCGTCCCGCGGCGACGGCTGGCCGGACGTGATCGCCCGCTACAACCACGACGACAACATGCTCCTCGGCTCCACCGGGTCCGGGACGCTGCGGATCATGGTGGACGGGACCGGCCTCGACTATGAGGTCGACCCGCCCAAGGCCCGCGCGGACATCCTCGAACTCGTCCAGCGTGGCGACGTCCGCAAGTCGAGCTTCGCGTTCCGCACGATCGAGGACGAGTGGGGCACCACCGATCAGGGGTTCCCGATGCGGACCCTGCTCCGCGTCCAGCTCGTCGACGTGGCCCCGGTCAACACGCCGGCGTACCCCGACAGCACGGCTGGCCTGCGCTCGCTGGCCCGGCACATGGGCGCGGACTTCGAGGAGGTCCGCAAGCTCGCCGACGAGGACGAGCTGCGCCGCTTCTTCGTCCGCACCGACCGCACCACGGGCAAGCCCAAGGTGCAGGAGAAGACCAGCTACGGCGCGGCCGCCCGCATGCAGCTGCTGGCCCGGAAGTCCGACCCCTACGCCTGA
- a CDS encoding phage major capsid protein, translating into MSEVAKKLRERRANVWEQAKELADRAADENRAFSGEEEKSWVALNSELDALDVRIKAVLDGEQRAKDAEDAMSALRGEPRKQGGAGGQGGPEGGGDVALRNFLRGEGPRAIDVNPSGPVNFRDLSKLSSGAGGATVPTSFYDRLVAHLIETSAILQAGATVLNTASGEVIQVPKTTAHSSGGIVTEAASIGESDPAFGQVSLGAYKYGTLIQVSRELLTDTGVDLEGYLAMQAGRALGNAFGAHAITGDGSSKPRGVLTDASAGATGPNAATPVGGFGAQGTADQGADLLITLFHSVISPYRMSSACRWLMADSTAGAVRKIKTAEGQYIWQPSVIAGQPDTILGKPVLTDPNMPAIAASAESIAFGDFSQYFVRLAGGVRFERSDEFAFGNDLVTFRALMRADAALVDLTGAIKTFTGGTA; encoded by the coding sequence ATGTCCGAAGTTGCCAAGAAGCTGCGCGAGCGCCGTGCCAACGTGTGGGAGCAGGCCAAGGAACTGGCCGACCGTGCGGCCGATGAGAACCGTGCGTTCTCCGGCGAGGAAGAGAAGTCCTGGGTCGCGCTGAACAGCGAGCTGGACGCGCTCGACGTGCGTATCAAGGCGGTGCTCGACGGCGAGCAGCGCGCCAAGGACGCCGAGGACGCCATGTCGGCGCTCCGCGGCGAGCCCCGCAAGCAGGGCGGCGCCGGCGGCCAGGGCGGGCCGGAGGGCGGCGGGGACGTCGCGCTGCGGAACTTCCTGCGCGGCGAGGGCCCGCGCGCCATCGACGTCAACCCGTCCGGCCCGGTGAACTTCCGTGACCTGTCCAAGCTGAGCTCGGGCGCGGGCGGCGCGACCGTCCCGACGAGCTTCTACGACCGACTCGTCGCCCACCTCATCGAGACCTCGGCGATCCTCCAGGCCGGTGCCACCGTCCTGAACACCGCGTCCGGCGAGGTCATCCAGGTTCCCAAGACCACGGCTCACAGCAGCGGCGGGATCGTCACCGAGGCTGCATCGATCGGCGAGTCCGACCCTGCGTTCGGCCAGGTCTCGCTCGGCGCGTACAAGTACGGCACCCTCATCCAGGTCTCCCGCGAGCTCCTCACCGACACGGGCGTGGACCTGGAGGGCTACCTCGCCATGCAGGCCGGGCGCGCGCTCGGCAACGCTTTCGGTGCGCACGCCATCACCGGCGACGGATCGTCCAAGCCGCGCGGTGTCCTGACCGACGCTTCGGCCGGGGCGACCGGACCGAACGCGGCTACCCCGGTCGGCGGGTTCGGTGCGCAGGGCACGGCGGACCAGGGCGCTGATCTGCTCATCACGCTTTTCCACTCGGTGATCTCGCCGTACCGCATGTCCTCGGCGTGCCGCTGGCTGATGGCCGACAGCACCGCGGGCGCGGTCCGGAAGATCAAGACCGCCGAGGGCCAGTACATCTGGCAGCCCTCGGTGATCGCCGGTCAGCCGGACACCATCCTCGGCAAGCCCGTGCTCACCGACCCGAACATGCCAGCCATTGCTGCGAGCGCGGAGTCGATCGCGTTCGGTGACTTCTCGCAGTACTTCGTCCGCCTCGCGGGCGGCGTGCGCTTCGAGCGGTCCGACGAGTTCGCGTTCGGCAACGACCTTGTCACGTTCCGGGCGCTGATGCGCGCGGACGCGGCGCTCGTCGACCTGACCGGCGCCATCAAGACGTTCACCGGCGGCACCGCCTAA
- a CDS encoding phage gp6-like head-tail connector protein → MANEYADLSVLKASLGLEDDDDTRDVLLAAALASASRSIDTATGRRFWLDGVASARTYNPSGRSVCGDDGERLLIDDAGVAPTLVETGAAGSWTAVTGYETGPDNALARGRPIVSLLQGTASWGRGPTRVRVTAQWGWPAVPDEIVQATVIQASRLFKRKDSPEGVTGSAEWGVVRLSRRDPDVWALIEHFVLPGFG, encoded by the coding sequence GTGGCCAACGAGTACGCAGACCTGTCCGTGCTCAAGGCCAGCCTCGGCCTGGAGGACGACGACGACACACGCGACGTCCTGCTGGCCGCGGCCCTGGCGTCCGCGTCCCGCAGCATCGACACCGCGACGGGCCGCCGCTTCTGGCTCGACGGAGTGGCGTCCGCCCGCACGTACAACCCGTCCGGCCGGAGCGTGTGCGGCGACGACGGCGAGCGGCTCCTCATCGACGACGCGGGCGTAGCCCCGACGCTGGTGGAGACCGGCGCAGCCGGGTCCTGGACGGCCGTCACCGGGTACGAGACGGGCCCGGACAACGCGCTCGCCCGCGGCCGCCCGATCGTGTCCCTGCTGCAGGGCACAGCGTCCTGGGGGCGCGGCCCGACCCGCGTGCGGGTGACCGCGCAGTGGGGTTGGCCGGCCGTGCCGGACGAGATCGTGCAGGCCACCGTGATCCAGGCCTCGCGGCTGTTCAAGCGCAAGGACTCGCCCGAGGGCGTGACCGGGTCCGCGGAGTGGGGCGTCGTCCGCCTGTCCCGCCGGGACCCGGACGTGTGGGCGCTCATCGAGCACTTCGTCCTGCCCGGCTTCGGATAG
- a CDS encoding HNH endonuclease, whose translation MEQTLGRDLFEDETVHHINGVRDDNRPENLELWSSRHPKGQRVDEKVAWALEILARYAPERIK comes from the coding sequence ATGGAGCAAACCCTCGGCCGCGACCTGTTCGAGGACGAGACGGTTCACCACATCAACGGCGTGCGCGACGACAACAGACCCGAGAACCTGGAGCTGTGGTCGTCGCGCCACCCGAAGGGCCAGCGAGTCGACGAGAAAGTCGCCTGGGCCCTGGAGATCTTGGCCCGCTACGCACCGGAACGCATCAAGTAG
- a CDS encoding phage tail tape measure protein, with translation MASDTSLVFNLIARDRASATIQQFQERITTASAGIAAGVGAALGAGIAANLDASAANAKLAAQLGIGPAEAAELSKVSASVYANAWGESTAEVNEAIKGVYQQIGDTSDLQGGLEGVTTKVMALAQTFDQDLGGVTKAVGQMIKTGLAKDADEALDILTRGFQSGADKAEDLLDTMNEYGTQFRKFGLDGQTATGLLTQGLQAGARDADIVADAIKEFSIRAIDGSKGAADAYKALGLNADDMMSKIGQGGDSAEAALGLVLDKLRGIKDPVAQSAAAVGLFGTQAEDLGQALYALDPDAAVGALGQVAGAADAMANTVGSSPAAALETFKRDAMGKLSEVGGVMVQFAMKHQTVFEPLAYTLMGLATTVLVVKAAMITYSAVAAVVAGANAIISASAWTVIGNWIRMNAIGLGMYARIAGAAVVSAATTSAAWVGSALTSIGTWVMAVIRAGAAAVGQFVMMAARAVVWAATMAAQWLIAMGPIGWIILGVIALAALIYTYWDQIKAFTVAAWGAIWTGIKWAVDQIWNFFVTWMLGGIIWQHWEEIKAGALAAWTWLMNWLGGIPGWLYQAFLDFTLIGLFIQHWQSMKDGAVRKGSELVAWVRSLPGMITGALGDLGNLLVGHGRDIVTGLWHGIQGMGGWLRSTLMGWARNLIPGPIAKALGIASPSKVMADQIGQWIPAGVVLGIEARQDDVAQAMATLVPTMGAGQSMLAGQQLAGGQAGSPLMRPGFGPQQVRVVFDVTGGESALTKFFRQNVRVVGQGSVQNAYGQ, from the coding sequence GTGGCGTCCGATACCTCCCTCGTCTTCAACCTGATCGCCCGCGACCGCGCGTCCGCGACGATCCAGCAATTCCAGGAGCGCATCACCACCGCGTCCGCGGGCATCGCGGCCGGCGTCGGCGCTGCCCTGGGCGCTGGCATCGCGGCGAACCTGGACGCGTCCGCCGCGAATGCGAAGCTCGCCGCACAGCTCGGCATCGGTCCGGCAGAAGCGGCCGAGCTGTCGAAGGTCTCCGCCAGCGTGTACGCGAACGCGTGGGGCGAGTCGACGGCCGAGGTCAACGAGGCTATCAAGGGCGTCTACCAGCAGATCGGCGACACCAGCGATCTCCAGGGCGGCCTGGAGGGTGTCACCACGAAGGTGATGGCGCTCGCGCAGACATTCGACCAGGACCTCGGCGGCGTCACGAAGGCCGTGGGCCAGATGATCAAAACGGGGCTCGCGAAGGACGCGGACGAGGCCCTCGACATCCTGACCCGCGGTTTCCAGTCCGGCGCGGACAAGGCCGAAGACCTCCTCGACACGATGAACGAGTACGGCACACAATTCCGCAAGTTCGGCCTGGACGGGCAGACCGCGACCGGGCTCCTCACGCAGGGCCTGCAGGCGGGCGCCCGCGACGCGGATATCGTCGCCGACGCGATCAAGGAATTCAGCATCCGGGCCATCGACGGCTCGAAGGGTGCCGCCGACGCGTACAAGGCCCTCGGCCTGAACGCTGACGACATGATGTCGAAGATCGGCCAGGGCGGCGACAGCGCCGAGGCCGCGCTCGGCCTCGTCCTCGACAAACTCCGCGGCATCAAGGACCCCGTAGCGCAGTCGGCTGCTGCGGTGGGTCTGTTCGGTACACAGGCCGAAGACCTGGGGCAGGCCCTGTACGCCCTCGACCCGGACGCCGCCGTGGGCGCGCTCGGCCAAGTCGCCGGGGCTGCCGATGCCATGGCGAACACGGTCGGCAGCTCGCCGGCGGCCGCGCTGGAGACGTTCAAGCGCGACGCCATGGGCAAACTGTCCGAGGTCGGCGGTGTCATGGTGCAGTTCGCCATGAAGCACCAGACGGTGTTCGAGCCGCTCGCGTACACGCTGATGGGGCTGGCCACGACGGTCCTCGTCGTCAAGGCGGCGATGATCACCTACTCGGCGGTCGCTGCGGTCGTCGCCGGAGCCAACGCCATCATCAGCGCCAGCGCCTGGACAGTCATCGGGAACTGGATCCGGATGAACGCGATCGGGCTCGGCATGTATGCCCGCATCGCTGGCGCGGCAGTGGTGTCCGCGGCGACAACCTCGGCCGCGTGGGTGGGCTCGGCGCTCACCTCGATCGGCACGTGGGTCATGGCCGTGATCCGGGCGGGCGCCGCGGCCGTAGGACAGTTCGTCATGATGGCCGCCCGAGCTGTGGTGTGGGCGGCGACGATGGCCGCACAATGGCTGATCGCCATGGGCCCCATCGGGTGGATCATCCTCGGGGTGATCGCCCTGGCGGCACTGATCTACACGTACTGGGACCAGATCAAGGCGTTCACCGTCGCCGCGTGGGGCGCGATCTGGACCGGCATCAAGTGGGCCGTCGATCAGATCTGGAACTTCTTCGTCACGTGGATGCTCGGCGGGATCATCTGGCAGCACTGGGAAGAGATCAAGGCCGGGGCGCTGGCCGCGTGGACGTGGCTGATGAACTGGCTCGGCGGGATCCCCGGCTGGCTGTACCAGGCGTTCCTCGACTTCACGCTGATCGGCCTGTTCATCCAGCACTGGCAGTCCATGAAGGACGGCGCGGTGCGCAAGGGGAGTGAGCTCGTGGCCTGGGTCCGGAGCCTGCCCGGCATGATCACGGGCGCACTAGGCGACCTCGGCAACCTCCTCGTCGGGCACGGCCGGGACATCGTCACGGGGCTGTGGCATGGCATCCAGGGGATGGGCGGCTGGCTCCGCTCCACCCTCATGGGCTGGGCCCGCAACCTGATCCCGGGGCCGATCGCGAAAGCACTCGGCATCGCGTCCCCGTCCAAGGTCATGGCCGACCAGATCGGCCAGTGGATCCCGGCCGGTGTTGTCCTCGGCATCGAGGCCCGGCAGGACGACGTCGCCCAGGCGATGGCCACTCTCGTGCCGACCATGGGCGCCGGCCAGTCGATGCTCGCCGGTCAGCAACTCGCCGGCGGCCAGGCCGGGAGCCCGCTGATGCGGCCGGGGTTCGGCCCGCAGCAGGTGCGGGTTGTCTTCGACGTCACCGGTGGCGAGAGCGCGCTGACCAAGTTCTTCCGTCAGAACGTCCGCGTCGTCGGGCAGGGGTCCGTGCAGAACGCATACGGCCAGTAG